One Glycine max cultivar Williams 82 chromosome 6, Glycine_max_v4.0, whole genome shotgun sequence DNA segment encodes these proteins:
- the LOC100815438 gene encoding auxin-induced protein 15A — MGFRLPGIRKASKAADAPKGYLAVYVGEKLKRFVIPVSYLNQPSFQDLLSQAEEEFGYDHPMGGLTIPCSEDVFQRITSCLN; from the coding sequence ATGGGTTTTCGTTTACCTGGCATCAGAAAGGCATCAAAAGCGGCGGACGCACCAAAAGGCTATCTTGCAGTCTATGTCGGAGAGAAATTGAAGCGGTTTGTGATTCCCGTATCATACTTGAACCAACCTTCATTCCAGGACTTGTTGAGTCAAGCTGAGGAAGAGTTTGGATATGATCATCCCATGGGTGGCCTCACAATTCCTTGCAGTGAAGATGTCTTCCAACGTATAACTTCTTGCTTGAATTGA
- the LOC100817559 gene encoding auxin-induced protein 10A5 — translation MPEQTLGCQVGNLVATNSEGEKIMGFRIVGIVRWTSFSTTQAASKRVDVPKGYAAVYVGDKMRRFTIPVSYLNEPSFQELLSQAEEEFGYHHPMGGLTIPYKEEEFLNVTAHLNELKFMLTETDRLDESYRVK, via the exons ATGCCTGAACAAACATTAGGTTGTCAGGTGGGTAATTTGGTGGCCACTAACTCAGAAGGTGAG AAAATAATGGGTTTTCGCATAGTAGGTATTGTTAGGTGGACTTCGTTTTCTACAACCCAAGCAGCCTCCAAGAGGGTTGACGTACCAAAAGGCTATGCTGCAGTCTATGTTGGAGATAAGATGAGACGGTTCACAATTCCAGTATCATACTTGAACGAACCTTCATTTCAAGAATTACTTAGTCAAGCAGAAGAAGAATTCGGATACCATCATCCAATGGGTGGTCTAACAATACCATACAAGGAAGAGGAGTTCCTAAACGTTACCGCTCACTTGAATGAGCTGAAATTCATGCTAACGGAGACAGATAGATTAGATGAG TCATACAGGGTGAAGTGa
- the LOC106798970 gene encoding auxin-induced protein 15A: protein MGFRLPGIGKASKAVDAPKGYLAVYVGEKMKRFVIPVSYLNQPSFQDLLSQAEEEFGYDHPMGGLTIPCSEDAFQRITSCLN from the coding sequence ATGGGTTTTCGTTTACCTGGCATCGGAAAGGCATCAAAAGCAGTGGACGCACCAAAAGGCTATCTTGCAGTCTATGTCGGAGAGAAAATGAAGCGGTTTGTGATTCCCGTATCATACCTGAACCAACCTTCATTCCAGGACTTGTTGAGTCAAGCCGAGGAAGAGTTTGGATATGATCATCCCATGGGTGGCCTCACAATTCCTTGCAGTGAAGATGCCTTCCAACGTATAACTTCTTGCTTGAATTGA
- the LOC102666459 gene encoding uncharacterized mitochondrial protein AtMg00810-like — protein sequence MDRGFRRSKSEPTLYIKSQGQYTLLLSLYVDDLIYTRNNTKIMMEFKEDMMKTFEMSDLGLMSYFLGIEISQRNEGIFISQKKYTEGLLKKFKMYGCKPVATPVITNEKLQKNDGAPEADASKYRSVIGSLLYLTATQPDIMYAISLLSRFMQSPSQIHFGAGKRILRYLQGTKEFGIWYTTKTNSKLLGYTDNDWAGSTDDMKSTSSYAFSLGSGMFSWCSGMFLPNIHCKIALWNLYRF from the coding sequence ATGGATCGAGGATTCAGGAGGAGCAAGAGTGAGCCTACACTTTACATCAAGTCTCAAGGTCAGTACACTCTCTTACTCTCTCTATATGTAGATGATCTTATCTACACGAGAAACAATACTAAGATAATGATGGAGTTTAAAGAAGATATGATGAAGACCTTTGAGATGAGCGACCTGGGTTTGATGAGTTACTTCCTCGGCATAGAGATAAGTCAGAGAAATGAAGGGATATTCATCTCGCAAAAGAAATACACAGAAGGCTTACTTAAGAAATTCAAGATGTATGGTTGCAAACCTGTTGCTACTCCAGTCATAACAAATGAGAAACTACAGAAGAATGATGGAGCACCAGAAGCTGATGCATCCAAATACCGAAGTGTAATTGGAAGCCTCCTATATTTGACAGCTACACAACCTGACATAATGTATGCCATAAGTCTTCTatcaagattcatgcaaagcccAAGTCAAATACACTTTGGAGCAGGAAAAAGAATTTTGAGGTATCTACAAGGAACAAAAGAGTTCGGTATATGGTATACTACCAAAACCAACTCAAAATTACTTGGCTACACCGACAATGATTGGGCAGGTTCGACAGATGACATGAAGAGTACCTCTAGCTATGCTTTCTCACTAGGATCGGGAATGTTCTCTTGGTGTTCGGGAATGTTTCTCCCCAACATACACTGCAAGATAGCCCTTTGGAACTTGTACAGATTTTGA
- the LOC100814912 gene encoding auxin-induced protein 10A5: MPEQTLGCQVGNLVATNSEGEKIMGFRIAGIVRRTSFYTTQAASKRVDVPKGYAAVYVGDKMRRFTIPVSYLNKPSFQELLSQAEEEFGYDHPMGGLTIPSKEEEFLNVTAHLNEL; encoded by the exons ATGCCTGAACAAACATTAGGTTGTCAGGTGGGTAATTTGGTGGCCACTAACTCAGAAGGTGAG AAAATAATGGGTTTTCGCATAGCAGGTATTGTTAGGCGGACTTCGTTTTATACAACCCAAGCAGCCTCCAAGAGGGTTGACGTACCAAAAGGCTATGCTGCAGTCTATGTTGGAGATAAGATGAGACGGTTCACAATTCCAGTATCATACTTGAACAAACCTTCATTTCAAGAATTACTCAGTCAAGCAGAAGAAGAATTCGGATACGATCATCCAATGGGTGGTCTAACAATACCAAGCAAAGAAGAGGAATTCCTAAACGTTACCGCTCACTTGAATGAGCTGTAA
- the LOC100819696 gene encoding senescence-specific cysteine protease SAG39, whose protein sequence is MVEEKENVNYIEAFNNAANKPYKLGINQFADLTSEEFIVPRNRFNGHMRFSNTRTTTFKYENVTVLPDSIDWRQKGAVTPIKNQGSCGCCWAFSAIAATEGIHKISTGKLVSLSEQEVVDCDTKGTDHGCEGGYMDGAFKFIIQNHGINTEASYPYKGVDGKCNIKEEAVHATTITGYEDVPINNEKALQKAVANQPVSVAIDARGADFQFYKSGIFTGSCGTELDHGVTAVGYGENNEGTKYWLVKNSWGTEWGEEGYTMMQRGVKAVEGICGIAMLASYPTA, encoded by the exons ATGG TCgaagagaaggaaaatgtgAATTACATTGAAGCCTTCAACAATGCTGCCAATAAACCTTACAAGCTAGGCATTAATCAATTTGCAGACCTCACCAGCGAGGAGTTCATTGTGCCAAGAAATAGATTCAATGGGCACATGCGTTTCTCAAACACAAGAACAACCACTTTTAAGTATGAAAATGTGACTGTGCTACCAGACTCAATAGATTGGAGACAGAAAGGAGCAGTTACACCCATCAAGAACCAAGGCTCATGTG GATGTTGTTGGGCGTTTTCTGCTATTGCAGCAACTGAAGGAATTCACAAGATAAGTACAGGAAAATTGGTCTCTCTCTCAGAACAGGAAGTTGTTGATTGTGACACAAAGGGTACAGACCATGGTTGCGAGGGTGGTTATATGGATGGTGCTTTCAAATTCATCATTCAAAATCATGGAATTAACACTGAAGCCAGTTACCCTTATAAGGGTGTTGATGGAAAATGCAATATAAAGGAAGAAGCGGTCCACGCTACTACCATCACTGGCTATGAAGATGTCCCTATTAACAATGAGAAGGCACTGCAAAAAGCTGTAGCAAATCAACCAGTTTCTGTAGCCATTGATGCCCGTGGTGCTGATTTTCAATTTTACAAGAGCGGTATTTTCACTGGTTCATGTGGAACTGAGTTAGATCACGGTGTCACTGCTGTGGGATATGGTGAAAACAATGAAGGAACTAAGTATTGGTTGGTTAAGAACTCATGGGGAACCGAGTGGGGTGAAGAAGGCTACACTATGATGCAGAGGGGTGTGAAAGCTGTGGAAGGAATCTGTGGCATAGCTATGCTGGCATCTTACCCTACTGCATAA
- the LOC113001958 gene encoding auxin-induced protein X15: MGFRLPGIRKASNAVDAPKGYLAVYVGEKMKRFVIPVSYMNQPSFQDLLTQAEEEFGYDHPMGGLTIPCSEEVFQRITCCLN; this comes from the coding sequence ATGGGTTTTCGTTTACCTGGTATCAGAAAGGCATCAAATGCGGTGGATGCGCCAAAAGGCTATCTTGCAGTCTATGTCGGGGAGAAAATGAAGCGGTTTGTGATTCCCGTATCATACATGAACCAACCTTCATTCCAGGACTTGTTGACTCAAGCTGAGGAAGAGTTTGGATATGATCATCCCATGGGTGGCCTCACAATTCCTTGCAGTGAAGAGGTCTTCCAACGTATAACATGTTGCTTGAATTGA
- the LOC106799178 gene encoding auxin-induced protein X10A-like, with the protein MGFRLPGIRKTSIAANQASSKSVEVPKGYLVVYVGDKTKRFVIPVSYLNQPSFQDLLNQAEEEFGYDHPMGGLTIPCKEDEFLTVTSHLNDL; encoded by the coding sequence ATGGGTTTTCGCTTACCTGGCATCAGGAAGACATCAATTGCTGCAAACCAAGCATCTTCCAAATCTGTGGAGGTGCCAAAGGGCTACCTTGTAGTCTATGTTGGAGACAAAACGAAGCGGTTTGTTATCCCCGTATCATACTTGAACCAACCATCCTTTCAAGATTTGTTGAATCAAGCTGAGGAAGAATTCGGGTATGACCATCCAATGGGCGGTCTCACAATACCATGCAAGGAGGATGAGTTCCTAACCGTCACCTCTCACTTGAATGACCTGTAA
- the LOC106799177 gene encoding LOW QUALITY PROTEIN: auxin-induced protein 6B-like (The sequence of the model RefSeq protein was modified relative to this genomic sequence to represent the inferred CDS: deleted 1 base in 1 codon): MGFRLPGIRKASVSEIQASSKAVDVEKGYLAVYVGEKMRRFVIPISYLNKPSFQDLLSQAEEEFGYHHPTVASQFLAVKMSSNI, from the exons ATGGGTTTTCGTTTGCCTGGTATCAGAAAGGCATCAGTTTCTGAAATCCAAGCATCTTCGAAAGCCGTGGATGTGGAAAAGGGCTACCTTGCAGTCTATGTCGGAGAGAAAATGAGGCGGTTTGTGATCCCCATATCTTACTTGAACAAACCCTCATTCCAGGACTTGTTAAGTCAGGCTGAGGAAGAGTTTGGATATCATCATCCC ACCGTGGCCTCACAATTCCTTGCAGTGAAGATGTCTTCCAACATATAA